A portion of the Krasilnikovia cinnamomea genome contains these proteins:
- a CDS encoding putative bifunctional diguanylate cyclase/phosphodiesterase has product MQSTVPPTTGRRYAPWLLFAVAGLTATAVYVADLSETASLLAFAVIGIGAVTACFAGPRRFGAEPRAAWLLMGAACLAFLVGVVVRPWAATQPHPQDLLGDAATIPGYLLLGVFFVILLRARQSVERHAVLDGLIVCLAGGLASALLLAAPAAAVAGRPPIESVLAGLYPLFDVVLLLLVVNLTFTATNWPVSLVTLLGTMVLMMTGDLAYAIIGVAGKTYTSPLMDVPFLLAYVLLGVTALHPSVVQLSRAARRPVQAWSGHRMALLAPAICVPFVLLVAVGARSPWHRLTIAVGGAAIVVLLLARAVSAVQAQVAAELHSEHQAVTDPLTGLPNRRMISERIAHLVEQTPPDGPHRVWVYYLDLDGFKWVNDSWGHDTGDQLVIEVATRLRAALPPTVTLARVGGDEFVLAYVGEQAGALRMVEDVQVCFARPLPVRDTEVVITASVGIAHAAGDPNPAVTAEALLRDADTAMYRSKAEGPGRSTLFDVSMHNRVRERIELEAALRTALARGELRVAYQPIVNLETGQPLGAEALVRWEHPERGNISPATFIPIAEDAGLIGSIGTWVRNQAMSQLARWRADGTVADDFYLSVNVSPRQLTDANLPLIVSAELLRYGVPAGALALEMTESVMVDGSSVTSQVLFELRELGLRLLVDDFGTGFSALGYLRRFPVTGVKIDRSFVSGLGESVEDEEIVRAVVAMSRALGLSIVAEGVETPTQRDALAAVGVRQGQGWLWGRAMAPDEFVASVRAVASAINRDQLAAGNS; this is encoded by the coding sequence GTGCAATCCACGGTTCCGCCGACCACCGGTCGGCGGTACGCGCCATGGCTGCTGTTCGCGGTGGCGGGGCTCACCGCCACGGCGGTCTACGTGGCCGACCTCTCCGAGACGGCGAGCCTGCTGGCGTTCGCGGTCATCGGCATCGGCGCGGTCACCGCGTGTTTCGCCGGCCCCCGGCGGTTCGGCGCCGAACCGCGCGCCGCCTGGCTGCTGATGGGCGCGGCCTGCCTGGCCTTCCTCGTCGGCGTCGTGGTCCGGCCATGGGCGGCCACCCAGCCGCACCCGCAGGACCTGCTCGGCGACGCCGCGACCATCCCGGGGTATCTGCTGCTCGGGGTGTTCTTCGTGATCCTGCTGCGGGCCCGGCAGAGCGTCGAACGCCACGCCGTGCTCGACGGGCTGATCGTCTGCCTGGCCGGCGGGCTGGCCAGCGCGCTGCTGCTGGCGGCGCCCGCGGCGGCGGTGGCCGGGCGCCCGCCGATCGAGTCGGTGCTGGCGGGCCTGTACCCGCTGTTCGACGTGGTGCTGCTGCTGCTCGTGGTGAACCTGACCTTCACCGCCACCAACTGGCCGGTCAGCCTGGTCACGCTGCTGGGCACGATGGTGCTGATGATGACCGGCGACCTGGCGTACGCGATCATCGGGGTGGCCGGTAAGACGTACACCTCACCGCTGATGGACGTGCCGTTCCTGCTGGCGTACGTGCTGCTGGGGGTGACCGCGCTGCATCCGTCGGTGGTGCAGCTGAGCCGGGCCGCCCGGCGCCCGGTGCAGGCCTGGTCCGGGCACCGGATGGCGCTGCTGGCGCCCGCGATCTGCGTGCCGTTCGTGCTGCTCGTGGCGGTCGGCGCGCGCTCGCCGTGGCATCGGCTGACCATCGCGGTCGGCGGCGCCGCCATCGTGGTGCTGCTGCTGGCCCGGGCCGTGTCCGCGGTCCAGGCCCAGGTGGCGGCGGAGCTGCACTCCGAGCACCAGGCCGTGACCGATCCGCTGACCGGGCTGCCGAACCGGCGGATGATCTCCGAACGGATCGCCCACCTCGTCGAACAGACCCCGCCGGACGGGCCGCACCGGGTCTGGGTGTACTACCTGGACCTGGACGGCTTCAAGTGGGTCAACGACTCCTGGGGCCACGACACCGGCGACCAGCTCGTGATCGAGGTCGCGACCCGGCTGCGGGCCGCCCTGCCCCCGACCGTCACGCTGGCCCGGGTCGGCGGCGACGAGTTCGTGCTGGCGTACGTGGGTGAGCAGGCGGGCGCGCTGCGGATGGTCGAGGACGTGCAGGTCTGCTTCGCCCGGCCGCTACCGGTCCGCGACACCGAGGTCGTGATCACGGCGTCGGTCGGCATCGCGCACGCCGCGGGCGATCCCAACCCGGCCGTGACCGCCGAGGCCCTGCTGCGCGACGCCGACACGGCCATGTACCGGTCCAAGGCCGAGGGGCCCGGCCGGTCGACCCTGTTCGATGTCTCGATGCACAACCGGGTCCGCGAGCGCATCGAGTTGGAGGCGGCGCTGCGCACCGCGCTGGCGCGCGGCGAGCTGCGGGTCGCCTACCAGCCGATCGTGAATCTCGAGACGGGGCAGCCGCTGGGTGCGGAGGCGCTGGTCCGCTGGGAGCACCCGGAGCGCGGGAACATCTCGCCGGCCACGTTCATCCCGATCGCCGAGGACGCCGGGCTGATCGGCTCCATCGGCACCTGGGTACGCAACCAGGCGATGAGCCAGCTGGCCCGCTGGCGGGCAGACGGCACCGTGGCCGACGACTTCTACCTGTCCGTCAACGTCTCCCCGCGCCAGCTCACCGACGCCAACCTGCCCCTGATCGTCTCCGCCGAGCTCCTGCGGTACGGCGTCCCGGCCGGCGCCCTCGCGCTGGAGATGACCGAGTCGGTCATGGTGGACGGCTCCAGCGTGACCTCCCAGGTCCTGTTCGAGCTTCGCGAGCTGGGGCTGCGCCTGCTGGTCGACGACTTCGGCACGGGATTCTCGGCGCTGGGGTATCTGCGCCGCTTCCCGGTCACCGGGGTCAAGATCGACCGGTCGTTCGTGTCCGGGCTCGGCGAGAGCGTGGAGGACGAGGAGATCGTCCGCGCGGTCGTCGCGATGAGCCGCGCCCTGGGGCTGAGCATCGTCGCGGAAGGCGTGGAGACCCCGACGCAGCGCGACGCCCTGGCCGCGGTCGGGGTGCGGCAGGGCCAGGGCTGGCTGTGGGGGCGCGCGATGGCGCCCGACGAGTTCGTCGCGAGCGTCCGCGCCGTGGCGTCGGCGATCAACCGGGATCAGCTGGCGGCGGGGAACTCGTAG
- a CDS encoding exodeoxyribonuclease III — MRFATWNVNSVKARLPRLLQWLADTGPDVVCLQETKVAADGFPAEEVAALGYACAAYGQGRWNGVALLSRIGLDDVRHGFPGEPGFPEPEARAISAICGGVRFTSVYVPNGRTPQDPHYDYKLRWLAAFRDALATDVAAGPTVAAGDFNVAPTDDDVWDPALFVGATHVTAPERQALAEILAVGLTDIVPRPLKGDHPFTYWDYRAGMFHQNKGMRIDLVYGTPAVAAAVRDAVVDREARKGKGPSDHAPIVVDLDPVAG; from the coding sequence ATGCGCTTCGCCACGTGGAACGTCAACTCCGTCAAGGCCCGGCTCCCCCGCCTGCTGCAGTGGCTCGCGGACACCGGGCCGGACGTCGTCTGCCTGCAGGAGACCAAGGTCGCGGCGGACGGTTTCCCGGCCGAGGAGGTCGCCGCGCTCGGCTACGCATGCGCCGCCTACGGCCAGGGCCGGTGGAACGGGGTCGCCCTGCTGTCCCGGATCGGCCTCGACGACGTCCGGCACGGCTTCCCCGGCGAGCCGGGCTTCCCCGAGCCGGAGGCCCGGGCGATCAGCGCGATCTGCGGCGGCGTGCGGTTCACCTCGGTGTACGTGCCGAACGGGCGGACCCCGCAGGACCCGCACTACGACTACAAGCTGCGGTGGCTGGCGGCGTTCCGGGACGCCCTCGCCACGGATGTGGCCGCCGGCCCGACGGTCGCGGCCGGGGACTTCAACGTGGCACCGACCGACGACGACGTGTGGGATCCCGCGCTGTTCGTCGGCGCCACCCACGTCACCGCGCCGGAGCGGCAGGCGCTGGCCGAGATCCTGGCGGTCGGGCTGACCGACATCGTGCCGCGCCCGCTCAAGGGCGACCACCCGTTCACGTACTGGGACTACCGCGCGGGCATGTTCCACCAGAACAAGGGCATGCGCATCGACCTCGTGTACGGCACGCCGGCGGTCGCGGCCGCGGTGCGCGACGCGGTGGTGGATCGGGAGGCGCGCAAGGGCAAGGGCCCGTCCGATCACGCGCCGATCGTCGTCGATCTCGATCCGGTGGCCGGGTAG
- a CDS encoding LamG-like jellyroll fold domain-containing protein, with protein MKVPARLLTLLLITTPAVPALAASATAAPRTVMRYTFDAGPTATGRIADTSGAGAPLVKRTVDGGTIRFLRTATGRYVGFPAPCARTATRCPRALFEAPDDNDLDPGTAPFRWGATVYVKQWQVLGSSNIMQKGVSDTESQWKLQVGANRGKAHCVVVGRGSSQAYVARSTISVADGVWHRVLCRRSGGVLTVYIDGVDRGHVIIPPTLEIGNNMPMRIGGPNFNTTSDMYHGYLDNVVAVAG; from the coding sequence ATGAAGGTTCCTGCCAGACTCCTCACCCTCCTGCTGATCACGACCCCGGCCGTCCCTGCCCTGGCCGCGAGCGCCACGGCCGCACCCCGGACCGTCATGCGGTACACGTTCGACGCCGGCCCCACCGCGACCGGGCGGATCGCGGACACCTCAGGTGCCGGCGCGCCGCTGGTCAAGCGCACTGTGGACGGTGGCACCATCCGCTTCCTGCGCACCGCCACGGGCCGGTACGTCGGCTTCCCGGCGCCCTGCGCCCGTACCGCGACGAGGTGCCCGCGGGCCCTGTTCGAGGCGCCGGACGACAACGATCTCGACCCGGGCACCGCCCCGTTCCGCTGGGGCGCCACGGTCTACGTCAAGCAATGGCAGGTCCTCGGGTCGTCCAACATCATGCAGAAGGGGGTGTCGGACACCGAGAGTCAGTGGAAGCTGCAGGTCGGGGCGAACCGCGGCAAGGCGCACTGCGTGGTGGTCGGGCGCGGTTCCAGCCAGGCCTACGTCGCGCGCTCCACGATCTCGGTCGCCGACGGCGTCTGGCACCGGGTGCTCTGCCGCCGCTCCGGCGGCGTCCTGACCGTCTACATCGACGGGGTGGACCGCGGCCACGTCATCATCCCGCCCACCCTGGAGATCGGCAACAACATGCCGATGCGGATCGGCGGGCCGAACTTCAACACGACCTCCGACATGTACCACGGGTACCTCGACAACGTGGTCGCCGTCGCCGGATGA
- a CDS encoding putative bifunctional diguanylate cyclase/phosphodiesterase — protein sequence MDQSGRSGSAARRWWPWCLCACVLLAAVGAAAGGPAGRLVIGLAVGGAIAAGIQLHRPPRPTPWWLLVVVVGAATVLGVTGQVLAGRDGTPPPVLDYFYYPVYLVLAAALAMLGPRGRDDRSTAGGMAEAGILTCGAAVLWWILVIDPLSDAGRLPVHGRLLAFPLLDFAMLALAVRLVRGRRSPWTVLIALATAMLLVADTAYFVSATGSTPPLSAVCSLLANLLLGAAALHPSMARDAPAEPAPAGPPEVTATGPEQVTAAPMYLVIVVLAPLVTATYLMYERIAGTIRPGDIGVPLLITTLAAALLLWRIQQLNGVARRHAARLEQALRAEAELQRELRHRTQHDALTGLPNRALLYERIDAALAAATPGALIVLDIDDFKDVNDRLGHAVGDDLLVAVADRITGMLAGRAMVARLDSDEFAVLLEEATDREAIGWAEELLVAMRRPVTVQHHALFGAISVGLRGLDPDLLTADILRDAYVALHAAKAAGRDQLATFDQRMREQRLARARTVERLRGALDRDELLLHFQPLVRLADERYVGAEALLRWRPAGEAMVPPDAFIPEAEDSGLIVPIGSWVLHEACRVAAPWHRDNGAVVSVNASPRQLREPDFATQVLDALQRAQLPPQALILEITEGVLVGSGPVAEQAVRHLGALRERGVRVAVDDFGTGYSSLAYLRDLPIDHVKIDRSFMPGPGEPDPTARTLVKAIIDLATALGLGTIAEGVETAEQVALLRALGCERAQGFHFARPVPAAEAGELLARSHREARV from the coding sequence GTGGACCAGTCAGGGCGATCCGGGAGCGCAGCACGCCGGTGGTGGCCGTGGTGCCTGTGCGCCTGCGTGCTGCTGGCCGCGGTCGGCGCGGCCGCCGGGGGACCAGCCGGGCGGCTGGTCATCGGGCTCGCCGTCGGCGGTGCCATCGCGGCCGGGATCCAGCTGCACCGCCCGCCCCGGCCCACGCCGTGGTGGTTGCTGGTCGTGGTGGTCGGCGCGGCCACCGTGCTCGGCGTGACCGGGCAGGTGCTCGCCGGGCGGGACGGCACCCCACCGCCTGTCCTGGACTACTTCTACTACCCCGTCTACCTGGTACTGGCCGCGGCGCTGGCGATGCTCGGCCCGCGCGGCCGCGACGACCGCTCCACGGCCGGGGGGATGGCCGAGGCCGGGATCCTCACCTGCGGCGCGGCGGTGCTCTGGTGGATCCTGGTGATCGACCCGCTCAGCGACGCGGGCCGCCTGCCGGTGCACGGCCGCCTGCTGGCGTTCCCGCTGCTCGACTTCGCGATGCTCGCCCTCGCGGTGCGGCTGGTCCGCGGTCGGCGCAGTCCCTGGACCGTGCTGATCGCACTCGCCACGGCCATGCTGCTGGTGGCGGACACCGCGTACTTCGTGTCCGCGACCGGGAGCACTCCGCCGCTGAGCGCAGTCTGTTCGCTGCTGGCCAACCTGCTGCTCGGCGCCGCCGCCCTGCACCCGTCGATGGCCCGCGACGCACCGGCCGAACCGGCGCCGGCCGGGCCGCCGGAAGTGACGGCGACCGGGCCGGAGCAGGTCACCGCCGCGCCCATGTATCTGGTGATCGTCGTGCTGGCCCCGCTGGTCACGGCCACATACCTGATGTACGAGCGGATCGCCGGCACCATCCGGCCGGGCGACATCGGGGTGCCGTTGCTGATCACCACCCTCGCCGCGGCTCTGCTGCTGTGGCGCATCCAGCAGCTCAACGGCGTCGCCCGCCGCCACGCCGCCCGGCTCGAACAGGCCCTGCGCGCCGAGGCCGAGCTGCAGCGGGAACTGCGTCACCGGACCCAGCACGACGCGCTCACCGGCCTGCCGAACCGGGCGCTGCTGTATGAGCGGATCGACGCCGCGCTGGCCGCGGCCACCCCAGGCGCGCTGATCGTGCTCGACATCGACGACTTCAAGGACGTCAACGACCGGCTCGGGCACGCGGTGGGCGACGACCTGCTGGTCGCGGTCGCGGACCGGATCACCGGCATGCTGGCGGGCCGGGCGATGGTCGCACGGCTGGACAGCGACGAGTTCGCGGTGCTGCTGGAGGAGGCCACCGACCGGGAGGCGATCGGCTGGGCCGAGGAGCTGCTGGTCGCCATGCGCCGTCCGGTCACCGTGCAGCACCACGCGCTGTTCGGCGCGATCAGCGTCGGGCTGCGCGGGCTCGACCCGGACCTGCTCACCGCGGACATCCTGCGCGACGCGTACGTGGCGCTGCACGCGGCCAAGGCGGCCGGGCGCGACCAGCTCGCGACGTTCGATCAGCGGATGCGCGAGCAGCGGCTGGCCCGGGCGCGGACCGTGGAGCGGCTGCGCGGCGCCCTCGACCGCGACGAGTTGCTGCTGCACTTCCAGCCGCTGGTCCGGCTCGCCGACGAACGCTACGTCGGTGCCGAGGCGCTGCTGCGGTGGCGGCCCGCCGGGGAGGCGATGGTGCCGCCGGACGCGTTCATCCCCGAGGCCGAGGACAGCGGCCTGATCGTGCCGATCGGGTCGTGGGTGCTGCACGAGGCGTGCCGGGTCGCCGCCCCGTGGCACCGGGACAACGGCGCGGTGGTGTCGGTGAACGCCTCGCCGCGCCAGCTGCGCGAACCCGACTTCGCGACCCAGGTCCTCGACGCGCTGCAGCGGGCGCAACTGCCGCCCCAGGCGCTGATCCTGGAGATCACCGAGGGGGTGCTGGTGGGTTCCGGCCCCGTCGCCGAACAGGCCGTACGGCATCTGGGCGCGCTGCGTGAGCGCGGCGTGCGGGTCGCCGTCGACGATTTCGGTACGGGCTACTCGTCGCTGGCGTACCTGCGTGACCTCCCGATCGACCACGTGAAGATCGACAGGTCGTTCATGCCGGGACCGGGCGAACCGGATCCGACCGCACGAACCCTGGTGAAGGCGATCATCGACCTCGCGACCGCGCTGGGGCTGGGCACGATCGCCGAGGGGGTGGAGACCGCCGAGCAGGTGGCGCTGCTGCGTGCGCTGGGGTGCGAGCGGGCCCAGGGGTTTCACTTCGCCCGGCCGGTGCCCGCCGCCGAGGCGGGCGAGCTGCTGGCCCGCTCCCACCGCGAGGCCCGGGTGTGA